One window of Serinus canaria isolate serCan28SL12 chromosome 3, serCan2020, whole genome shotgun sequence genomic DNA carries:
- the LOC103824563 gene encoding interferon-induced very large GTPase 1-like isoform X1, with protein sequence MDSQEDTQEGDAKAQLLAEAFEKEGLDAGYWVPKASQILGIQCREALQHLEYKDYLRLECEVRHPWEKKALQKLLKIKDEKMTTKEVQNELLEKTRQGQEVARKALNDLTEMLNSRSHSQDALREKAETLWQAMEIPKQFWPPPEKPLADMLDSINKQLEQQELSASRRENIPDTEVLRRASGGLALQGIYRTSRPEDVLAKREQLLKIPEGFQLAGPEQGSLLERKEFSSSAAESTFTKSMEQLGFSMSVSAKGTFWGINLGGGVDHSSSSQSWNTHQSRSEQSYFCTTKYQYIPLASCYFQRHQLRLSDAALRELQVMEQILSFSREEDNATLVKMCESFFSRFGSHINQGPLHFGGIFWWKASTEGFRAEQWEDVKRQTTEALNSFVMKSYGDLGASAAGVLDISKSSSQASVLRRAGESSHSAIQLCVVNTGGPADTASLPQWKTGLVSDNTTWCVIDRGFHLIPVWDIIQCNHCGDFKSVGQMSRALRAGYKAVMNQSIGSVFGEELGSAVQEARDFMETVKAWEVTKVDECKLLMLMSLKDDLSAKTRNPSVWINVCLSDKALQDFLVNTVRTCQESHRENTTFIKAMLRSLLDPHIYSVKDFPEASFIMQWVFQTQRLLPRTPKVSELQELIQTLQQMKEHIYAVTYAPGSSASDVHEAKIKATLTSSLAIYSLLQSLQEKAQKDMELLVLLIATSTGYQAESSTFQHLLGHPEIQYMAKEMEVARAEYVNLKEQDANRAEAFLLLTGLTLTPESQELSFEQKRERLVFMEDHMKGLWSTRINNLLQKHSGGTDWKRLEGDLHSLISGCLDDKLDEHRMQTILSELEDTFATPEPPSQFQSTSGSSESKENEAIANQEFFQLLKRLGLESHYPRKMGMGDFHTICKTSLQDSQPSLDKELPLYFLQKLLTVDYRVRYLTCWERSNPGPPPVPKTREQEDELSDTSARFLDNLMEAAPERASTDSHVHPMDLQMAIFHCADDFLRQTLATKLAFCQLALPLLVPNPSTSRIEFPLYALSQIQRSWKEVEKAGKQAQTKSYNNKLIFQAQTPIVSFIRIGSSTSSSKSQLLNALLSKRKHDTFFHRHCRGSTRERLLMEGLVEIAWYCPGGSPDDTFERCVAFCNLHGDARDHRAQLQFLQEISAVNVVLVSDWKHMDNRGKKLLQGLLQLQRPLVCLLTEIENAAAAQASKNIKIGIKNRNEAELMDQVAKTIGNLLDGSNPCFSLEACVDKARLHGFLVDADQPACVTAKAKAKELVELLKKEKLSEIKSRLLPLQGKLWYQWCQKDKELTRLQEKGNKSIEHHRSQIENEKKVIRRKQLEQSSPLNPLMKLFLEFLHAQAADAKKYFLHWTKVFMDELSCDRLEELRRDYHKLWSEILTGKKSKKKPSGNDNFLDSLDALSDEINDSSIGLEHLLREAGQIYEALELMNSKKDNFVKLPEIAAELMVSGYPVELMDGDASYLPLRWVGAIFDSLIERLGDKRVFVLSVLGIQSTGKSTLLNAMFGLQFSVSAGRCTRGAFMQLIPVGDELQQDLGFDFVLVVDTEGLRAIEMANKQSLNHDNELATFVIGVGNMTVINIFGENPSEMQDVLQIAVQAFLRMKQVNLSPSCLFVHQNVGEATAKEQNMEGQRRLQEKLDEMTVVAAQQEFCDISSFSDVIGFDVNTHIHYFAHLWEGNPPMAPPNPTYCQNVQQLKSKILQVAKKQSHRSILRFSSLKDRIGDLWNALVNENFVFSFKNSLEIAVYRRLESAFSQWTWRLRSHILDVQMRLDNKIRNGDWRNVTKEHLEVLVQETSDAIEKEVEKYFGEDKDRETLVQWKSSTELKLKELKETLLNETQRKCENLIELQKEQRKLDARKLEYKDELLRRSRELAVSLKGKSLSERELKDNFTLLWNEWITVVSRAARTPERVNIDAEIEDVLLEHFKEPGFHARMRSFPKHRGFSFDPEKHIMKKKYLGFISDSRSLSYARVINFQIITENIIASVKANIAKKEEEKRNYSRNFIHEILNEVQKGVNSVPSNAKRTFTKEYSMDLSLYLCRMAAERFKAMHKAFQKANDPVVYLSSKREDFFQCFQISCQGATSVTTFAAFLCHKIEPALRQAVYERTAKDIAEDMQKSPDFQGSRANLEVCILRYLAEQENFEYFNQYLRCPKEFCESYIETRVRNYCLDGSRRLGMLLESSLDILYRNILSAVSLSARIVKDRKDREDKISLWLDEFCRELSEVINLPRSDLKGIEHQEVTDMEFLSSAMAEALDDLRDRLMKELAESKLSLFPRQPHTILAEHFSGCWEQCPFCGAVCTNTMQNHDGDHQVVYHRPQALMGWRWIGTEQLTIDICSSLVSSNCFFQISDNEKFLYKRYRDAGPPYSTWKILPDSSLQAYWKWFVSHFRTQLENLYNQKFQGRGEIPEAWQRIKKEEALSELDKR encoded by the coding sequence ATGGATTCACAGGAGGACACACAGGAGGGGGATGCAAAGGCACAACTCCTGGCAGAGGCATTTGAGAAGGAAGGACTGGATGCTGGATACTGGGTGCCCAAAGCTTCACAGATCCTGGGAATCCAGTGCAGAGAAGCCCTGCAACATCTGGAATATAAAGACTACCTCAGATTGGAGTGTGAGGTACGGCACCCCTGGGAGAAAAAAGCACTCcagaaacttctgaaaataaaagacgAAAAAATGACCACTAAAGAGGTTCAGAACGAGTTATTGGAGAAGACAAGGCAAGGACAAGAAGTGGCCAGAAAAGCCCTAAATGATCTGACAGAAATGCTCAACAGCCGTAGCCACAGCCAGGATGCTCTGCGAGAGAAAGCAGAGACTCTGTGGCAAGCCATGGAGATTCCCAAACAGTTCTGGCCACCACCAGAGAAACCCTTGGCAGATATGTTGGACAGCATCAAtaagcagctggagcagcaggagctgtcagcAAGCAGGAGGGAGAACATCCCTGACACAGAGGTGCTGAGGAGGGCGTCAGGGGGACTGGCCCTGCAGGGCATCTACAGAACCAGCAGACCTGAAGATGTGCTGGCAAAGCGAGAGCAGCTCCTCAAGATTCCTGAGGGATTCCAGCTCGCTGGTCCAGAGCAAGGATCACTGCTTGAGAGGAAGGagttctcctcctctgcagcagaatCCACTTTCACCAAGtccatggagcagctggggttCAGCATGAGCGTTTCTGCCAAAGGCACATTCTGGGGGATTAATCTGGGAGGAGGTGTAGATCACAGCAGCTCCTCGCAGTCATGGAACACCCACCAGTCTCGCTCTGAGCAGAGCTACTTTTGCACCACCAAGTACCAGTACATCCCTCTGGCCTCCTGCTACTTCCAAAGGCATCAGCTTCGCCTCTCGGATGCGGCTCTGCGGGAGCTGCAAGTCATGGAGCAGATTTTGAGCTTCAGTCGAGAAGAAGACAACGCCACCTTGGTGAAGATGTGTGAGAGCTTCTTCAGCAGGTTTGGGTCCCACATAAACCAGGGACCGCTCCACTTTGGGGGGATATTCTGGTGGAAGGCGTCTACAGAAGGATTCCGAGCTGAGCAGTGGGAAGACGTAAAACGACAAACGACTGAAGCACTGAACAGCTTTGTCATGAAGAGCTATGGTGACTTGGGGGCAAGTGCTGCAGGGGTCCTGGATATTTCCAAATCCAGCTCACAGGCTTCTGTcctgaggagagctggagagagttCTCATTCAGCAATTCAGCTGTGTGTGGTCAACACAGGGGGCCCCGCAGACACAGCTTCCCTTCCTCAGTGGAAAACGGGGCTCGTGTCTGATAACACAACGTGGTGCGTTATTGACCGTGGCTTTCACCTAATCCCAGTGTGGGACATCATCCAGTGCAATCACTGTGGGGATTTTAAGTCTGTTGGTCAGATGAGCAGAGCCCTCAGGGCTGGGTACAAAGCAGTGATGAATCAGAGCATTGGCTCTGTTTTTGGAGAGGAACTGGGCAGTGCAGTGCAAGAGGCCAGAGACTTCATGGAGACTGTGAAGGCCTGGGAGGTGACAAAAGTGGATGAATGCAAGCTGCTCATGCTGATGAGCCTAAAAGATGATCTAAGTGCAAAAACCAGGAATCCCAGTGTGTGGATCAACGTGTGCCTGTCAGACAAAGCCCTGCAGGACTTCCTGGTGAACACCGTGCGGACCTGCCAGGAGTCACATCGAGAAAACACCACCTTTATCAAGGCGATGTTGAGAAGCCTCCTGGATCCTCATATCTACTCTGTCAAGGACTTCCCTGAGGCTTCCTTCATTATGCAATGGGTCTTCCAGACTCAGCGCCTGCTTCCCAGAACTCCCAAAGTCTCTGAGCTTCAAGAGCTCATCCAAACACTGCAGCAAATGAAGGAGCACATCTATGCTGTCACCTACGCACCAGGAAGCTCTGCTTCTGATGTTcatgaagcaaaaataaaagccacCCTGACCAGCAGCCTTGCCATTTATTCCTTACTTCAGTCTCTCCAGGAAAAGGCTcagaaggacatggaactgttggTGCTCTTGATTGCGACCAGCACAGGGTACCAGGCGGAAAGCAGCACTTTTCAGCACCTCCTTGGACATCCAGAAATTCAGTACATGGCCAAGGAAATGGAAGTGGCACGTGCGGAGTATGTGAACCTGAAGGAGCAAGATGCCAACAGAGCTGAGGCCTTCCTCCTGCTGACAGGTCTGACTCTGACACCTGAAAGTCAAGAGCTGTCCTTTGAGCAGAAGAGGGAGCGTTTAGTTTTCATGGAAGATCACATGAAAGGTTTGTGGTCCACACGGATAAACAATCTCCTCCAAAAGCACAGTGGAGGCACTGATTGGAAGAGACTGGAAGGAGACTTGCATTCCTTGATCAGTGGGTGCTTGGATGACAAATTGGATGAACACAGGATGCAGACCATACTCAGTGAGCTGGAAGACACTTTTGCAACTCCCGAGCCCCCCAGTCAGTTCCAGTCCACGTCAGGCAGCAGCGAAtccaaagaaaatgaagcaattgCAAACCAGGAGTTCTTCCAGCTGCTCAAGCGCCTTGGACTGGAAAGTCACTACCCAAGGAAAATGGGGATGGGAGATTTCCACACCATCTGCAAGACATCACTGCAggacagccagcccagcctagACAAGGAACTGCCATTATACTTCTTGCAAAAGCTGTTAACTGTGGATTACCGGGTGAGGTACCTGACttgctgggaaaggagcaaCCCAGGCCCTCCACCTGTGCCAAAAACCAGAGAGCAAGAGGATGAACTGTCAGATACCTCAGCAAGATTTCTGGACAATCTGATGGAAGCAGCCCCTGAACGTGCAAGCACGGACAGCCATGTGCATCCCATGGACCTGCAGATGGCCATTTTCCATTGTGCTGATGACTTCCTGAGACAGACCCTTGCAACCAAGCTGGCCTTCTGCCAACTGGCGCTGCCTCTGCTGGTGCCCAACCCGAGCACTTCACGCATCGAGTTCCCCCTCTATGCCCTCAGCCAAATCCAAAGGAGCTGGAAAGAGGTGGAGAAGGCAGGAAAGCAGGCCCAAACAAAGAGTTACAACAACAAACTCATCTTTCAGGCACAGACACCCATCGTGTCTTTCATCCGCATTGGCAGCTCAACCTCCTCTTCCAAGTCCCAGCTCCTGAATGCTCTGCTCAGCAAACGCAAACACGACACTTTCTTCCACCGccactgcagaggcagcaccagAGAGCGTTTGCTGATGGAAGGGCTGGTGGAGATCGCCTGGTACTGCCCTGGTGGAAGCCCCGATGACACCTTTGAGCGCTGTGTAGCTTTCTGTAACCTGCATGGAGATGCCAGGGATCACAGAGCACAGCTTCAGTTCCTGCAGGAGATATCTGCTGTCAATGTGGTTCTTGTGTCTGATTGGAAGCACATGGACAACAGAGGGAAAAAGCTTCTGCAGGGTCTGTTGCAGCTACAAAGGCCTTTGGTTTGTCTTCTCACAGAAATAGAGAACGCTGCAGCTGCACAAGCCagcaaaaacataaaaataggGATCAAGAACAGGAACGAAGCAGAACTGATGGACCAAGTGGCCAAGACAATTGGGAATCTCCTGGACGGGTCTAATCCATGTTTCAGCCTGGAGGCCTGTGTGGACAAAGCTCGCCTGCATGGATTCCTAGTGGATGCAGATCAACCTGCGTGTGTGACAGCCAAAGCAAAGGCAAAGGAGCTGGTGGAGcttctgaagaaagagaagctgTCTGAGATCAAATCCCGGCTGCTGCCACTTCAAGGAAAACTGTGGTACCAGTGGTGCCAAAAGGACAAAGAACTCACTCGCTTGCAGGAGAAGGGGAACAAGAGCATTGAGCATCATCGCAGCCAAATTGAGAATGAAAAGAAAGTAATAAGAAGAAAGCAACTTGAACAATCATCCCCTCTTAACCCACTGATGAAATTGTTCCTCGAGTTTCTCCATGCCCAGGCAGCAGATGCCAAGAAATACTTCCTGCATTGGACGAAGGTCTTTATGGATGAGCTTTCTTGTGATCGCCTTGAAGAACTGAGGAGAGACTATCACAAGTTATGGTCTGAAATCctgacaggaaagaaaagcaaaaaaaaacccagtggcAATGATAACTTCCTGGATAGCCTGGATGCCCTCTCTGATGAAATCAATGATTCATCCATCGGGCTGGAGCACCTTCTGAGAGAGGCAGGGCAGATTTATGAAGCTCTGGAATTAATGAACTCCAAGAAAGACAATTTTGTCAAACTGCCAGAAattgcagcagagctgatggtTTCAGGGTACCCCGTGGAGCTCATGGATGGGGACGCTTCTTACCTGCCCTTGCGCTGGGTGGGAGCCATATTTGACAGTTTAATTGAGAGGCTGGGGGACAAACGAGTGtttgtgctctctgtgctcGGCATCCAGAGCACAGGCAAGTCCACCCTGCTGAATGCCATGTTTGGTCTGCAGTTCAGCGTCAGCGCAGGGAGATGCACCCGCGGAGCCTTCATGCAGCTGATTCCAGTGGGAGACGAGCTGCAGCAAGACTTGGGCTTTGATTTTGTGCTGGTGGTTGACACAGAGGGACTTCGAGCCATCGAGATGGCCAATAAACAGTCCCTGAACCATGACAACGAGCTGGCCACCTTTGTCATTGGTGTTGGCAACATGACTGTCATCAATATCTTTGGAGAAAATCCATCAGAAATGCAGGATGTTCTCCAGATCGCTGTGCAGGCTTTCCTGAGGATGAAGCAAGTCAATCTTTCCCCAAGCTGCCTCTTTGTCCACCAAAACGTGGGAGAAGCAACTGCCAAGGAGCAGAACATGGAAGGACAAAGGCGCTTGCAGGAAAAGCTGGATGAAATGACCGTGGTAGCTGCTCAGCAGGAATTCTGTGACATCTCCTCCTTCAGCGATGTCATTGGCTTTGATGTGAACACCCACATTCACTACTTTGCTCACCTGTGGGAAGGAAACCCCCCAATGGCACCACCCAACCCCACCTACTGCCAGAACGTCCAGCAACTGAAGAGCAAAATCCTCCAGGTTGCCAAGAAGCAGTCCCACCGCAGCATTTTGAGGTTCTCAAGCCTGAAAGATCGTATTGGTGACCTCTGGAATGCTTTGGTGAatgaaaactttgttttcagcttCAAGAATTCCCTGGAGATTGCTGTGTACAGGAGACTGGAAAGTGCCTTTAGTCAGTGGACTTGGAGGCTGAGGAGTCACATCTTAGATGTACAGATGAGACTGGACAACAAAATTCGGAATGGGGACTGGCGGAATGTCACCAAAGAACACCTTGAAGTGCTGGTGCAAGAGACAAGTGATGCCATTGagaaagaagtggaaaagtATTTTGGTGAAGACAAAGACCGTGAGACACTGGTCCAGTGGAAATCAAGCACAGAGCTGAAGCTGAAAGAACTAAAAGAGACTCTTCTTAAtgaaacacaaaggaaatgCGAGAATCTCATTGAGCTccagaaggagcagaggaaacTAGATGCAAGGAAGTTGGAATATAAAGATGAGCTGCTGAGAAGGAGTCGGGAGCTGGCTGTGAGTCTGAAGGGGAAGAGCCTCAGTGAGAGAGAACTGAAGGACAACTTTACTCTTCTCTGGAACGAGTGGATTACTGTAGTCTCCCGTGCTGCTCGTACTCCTGAACGGGTGAATATTGATGCAGAAATTGAAGATGTCCTTCTTGAGCACTTTAAGGAGCCGGGTTTCCATGCACGGATGAGGTCATTTCCCAAACACAGAGGATTCTCTTTTGATCCAGAGAAACACATCatgaagaaaaagtatttaGGCTTTATCTCAGATTCCAGGAGCCTCTCCTATGCTCGTGTGATCAACTTTCAAATCATCACAGAAAACATCATAGCGAGTGTGAAGGCAAACATTGctaaaaaggaagaggagaaacgGAATTACAGTCGAAATTTTATTCATGAAATACTCAATGAAGTACAGAAAGGTGTCAACTCTGTCCCCAGCAATGCAAAACGTACTTTTACCAAAGAGTACAGCATGGATTTGTCTCTGTATTTGTGCAGAATGGCAGCAGAAAGGTTTAAAGCCATGCACAAAGCCTTCCAAAAGGCAAATGACCCAGTTGTGTACCTGAGCAGCAAGAGAGAAGATTTCTTCCAATGTTTCCAGATTTCCTGCCAAGGAGCCACTTCTGTCACAacttttgctgctttcctttgtcACAAGATTGAACCAGCTCTTCGCCAGGCAGTCTATGAGAGGACAGCTAAAGACATCGCTGAGGATATGCAGAAATCCCCAGAtttccagggcagcagagccaatcTGGAAGTTTGCATCCTGAGATACCTGGCAGAACAGGAAAATTTTGAGTATTTCAATCAGTACCTTAGGTGTCCAAAAGAGTTTTGTGAGAGTTACATTGAGACACGAGTTAGGAATTACTGTTTAGATGGGAGTAGGAGGCTGGGGATGTTGTTAGAGTCCTCCCTTGATATTCTCTATCGAAACATCCTGTCAGCTGTGTCTTTGTCAGCCCGAATTGtcaaagacagaaaagacagagaagacaaaatCTCTCTTTGGCTGGATGAATTTTGCAGAGAACTGTCTGAGGTGATCAACTTGCCCAGAAGTGACCTGAAGGGCATTGAGCACCAGGAGGTCACTGACATGGAGTTCCtgagcagtgccatggcagaAGCTCTGGATGACCTGAGGGACAGGCTCATGAAAGAATTGGCTGAAAGTAAACTGAGTTTGTTTCCAAGGCAGCCTCACACCATCCTGGCAGAGCATTTCTCggggtgctgggagcagtgtcCCTTTTGTGGGGCTGTCTGCACAAACACAATGCAAAATCACGATGGAGACCATCAGGTGGTCTACCATCGCCCTCAGGCTTTGATGGGATGGAGGTGGAttgggacagagcagctgacTATTGATATTTGTTCCAGCCTTGTTTCAAGTAATtgctttttccaaatttctgACAATGAAAAGTTTCTCTACAAGAGATACCGTGATGCTGGACCTCCTTATTCCACTTGGAAAATTCTTCCTGACTCATCCCTGCAGGCGTACTGGAAGTGGTTTGTGTCTCATttcaggacacagctggaaaatctGTACAATCAGAAATTTCAGGGTAGAGGAGAAATCCCTGAGGCGTGGCAGagaattaaaaaggaagaagctCTGTCTGAGCTGGACAAGCGTTAG